The following are from one region of the Streptomyces rubrogriseus genome:
- a CDS encoding helical backbone metal receptor, with protein sequence MRVVSLVPSLTEAVARTVPGALVGATDWCTHPAGLDVVRVGGTKNPNTDRILSLAPDLVVANEEENRAPDLDVLRAAGAEVLVTEVRTVPQAVTELDRVLTACGARSRPRWLDEAQAAWAGPPVPERRATAVVPIWRRPWMVLGRDTFAGDVLARLGVDHLYAAHAERYPKVPVDELRAARPDVVVLPDEPYRFTADDGPEAFPGLPCALVGGRHLTWYGPSLAEAPRVLAAALRAVRR encoded by the coding sequence CGGCGCCACGGACTGGTGCACCCACCCGGCCGGTCTCGACGTCGTCCGCGTCGGCGGCACCAAGAACCCGAACACCGACCGCATCCTCTCCCTCGCCCCGGACCTGGTCGTCGCCAACGAGGAGGAGAACCGCGCCCCCGACCTGGACGTCCTGCGTGCGGCGGGCGCCGAGGTGCTGGTGACCGAGGTGCGCACCGTCCCGCAGGCCGTCACCGAGCTGGACCGGGTGCTGACCGCCTGCGGCGCGCGCTCCCGGCCCCGCTGGCTGGACGAGGCGCAGGCCGCCTGGGCCGGCCCGCCCGTGCCCGAGCGGCGCGCCACGGCCGTCGTACCGATCTGGCGCAGGCCCTGGATGGTGCTGGGCCGCGACACCTTCGCGGGCGACGTCCTGGCCCGCCTCGGCGTCGACCACCTGTACGCCGCGCACGCCGAGCGCTACCCGAAGGTCCCGGTGGACGAACTGCGGGCGGCCCGTCCGGACGTCGTGGTCCTGCCCGACGAGCCGTACCGCTTCACCGCCGACGACGGCCCGGAGGCCTTCCCCGGCCTGCCCTGCGCCCTCGTCGGCGGGCGGCACCTCACGTGGTACGGGCCGTCGCTGGCCGAGGCGCCCCGGGTGCTGGCCGCGGCCCTGCGAGCAGTACGCCGCTGA
- a CDS encoding TDT family transporter encodes MVTAAQPRSPSPPPSSDVAAAGQAARRVPAVRHLGPNWYACVMGTAIVGTAGAALPGHVTGLRAACTAVWALSLVLLAVLLTARSLHWLHHRDQARAHLLDPSAAPFYGCLSMALLAVGGGALTLGRDWIGTPAAIALDTVLFTAGTVIGLAAAVAVPYLMAVRHRIEPGQASPVWLLPLVAPMVSAAVGPLLVPHLPAGQPRETLLLACVAMFGVSLFATLVTLPVVFGRLLTGGPLPLALTPSLFLVLGPLGQSTTAVGKFADVAPGVVPGPYAEGFAVFAVLYGVPVMGFALMWLALAAAHVVRARRAGMRFSMTWWSFTFPVGTCVTGAEALARETGLVVYDGLTVALYVLLVAAWAVAAVHTARGLLSGVLLAGPRPAPGAPRPATARTT; translated from the coding sequence ATGGTCACCGCAGCCCAGCCCCGCTCCCCCTCCCCTCCCCCTTCCTCCGACGTGGCCGCCGCCGGCCAGGCCGCCCGGCGGGTCCCGGCCGTCCGGCATCTCGGGCCCAACTGGTACGCGTGCGTCATGGGCACCGCCATCGTCGGCACGGCCGGAGCCGCGCTCCCGGGGCACGTGACCGGCCTGCGCGCCGCCTGCACCGCGGTCTGGGCCCTGTCCCTCGTCCTGCTGGCGGTCCTGCTGACCGCCAGGTCCCTGCACTGGCTCCACCACCGGGACCAGGCCCGCGCCCACCTCCTCGACCCGTCGGCGGCCCCGTTCTACGGCTGCCTGTCGATGGCCCTGCTGGCGGTCGGCGGCGGCGCCCTGACCCTCGGCCGGGACTGGATCGGCACCCCGGCCGCCATCGCCCTGGACACCGTGCTGTTCACCGCCGGTACGGTGATCGGACTCGCGGCGGCGGTCGCCGTGCCGTACCTGATGGCCGTACGCCACCGCATCGAGCCGGGGCAGGCCAGCCCGGTCTGGCTGCTGCCGCTCGTCGCGCCGATGGTGTCCGCGGCCGTCGGACCGCTGCTGGTGCCGCACCTCCCGGCGGGGCAGCCCCGCGAGACGCTGCTGCTCGCCTGTGTGGCGATGTTCGGCGTGAGCCTGTTCGCGACGCTGGTGACGCTGCCGGTGGTCTTCGGCCGGCTGCTCACCGGCGGGCCGCTGCCGCTCGCGCTCACCCCGTCGCTGTTCCTGGTCCTCGGCCCGCTCGGGCAGTCGACGACCGCCGTGGGGAAGTTCGCGGACGTGGCGCCGGGGGTCGTGCCGGGGCCGTACGCCGAGGGCTTCGCGGTCTTCGCCGTGCTGTACGGGGTGCCGGTGATGGGCTTCGCGCTGATGTGGCTGGCCCTGGCCGCCGCGCACGTCGTCCGGGCCCGCCGGGCGGGCATGCGCTTCTCGATGACCTGGTGGTCCTTCACCTTCCCGGTGGGCACCTGCGTCACCGGCGCCGAGGCGCTGGCCCGCGAGACGGGCCTGGTCGTCTACGACGGGCTCACCGTCGCCCTGTACGTCCTCCTCGTCGCCGCCTGGGCCGTGGCCGCCGTGCACACCGCGCGCGGCCTGCTCAGCGGCGTACTGCTCGCAGGGCCGCGGCCAGCACCCGGGGCGCCTCGGCCAGCGACGGCCCGTACCACGTGA
- a CDS encoding LysR family transcriptional regulator, translated as MELLLAVARLGSLGGAARELGITQPAASSRIRSMERQLGVALVDRSPRGSRLTDAGALVTDWARRIVEAAEAFDAGAQALRDRRDSRLRVAASMTIAEYLLPGWLVALRAQLPDTAVSLLAGNSAAVAERLLADDADLGFVEGVSVPTGLDSAVIGHDRLIVVTAPGHPWARRRRPLEAAELAATPLILREKGSGTRQVLDAALGGLARPLIELSSTTAVKAAAVGGAGPSVLSELAVGEELTTRRLVSVPVADVVLARDLRAVWPTGHRPTGPARQLLSLTRA; from the coding sequence ATGGAGCTGTTGCTGGCGGTGGCCCGGCTGGGCAGCCTCGGCGGGGCGGCGCGCGAGCTGGGCATCACCCAGCCGGCCGCCAGCAGCCGCATCCGCTCGATGGAACGGCAACTCGGCGTCGCCCTGGTGGACCGCTCGCCGCGCGGCTCCCGGCTCACCGACGCGGGGGCGCTGGTCACGGACTGGGCGCGGCGGATCGTGGAGGCCGCCGAGGCGTTCGACGCGGGCGCGCAGGCGCTGCGCGACCGGCGGGACTCGCGGCTGCGGGTCGCGGCGAGCATGACGATCGCCGAGTACCTGCTGCCGGGCTGGCTGGTCGCGCTGCGCGCCCAGCTGCCGGACACCGCGGTGTCGCTGCTCGCGGGCAACTCGGCGGCGGTCGCGGAGCGCCTGCTGGCCGACGACGCCGACCTCGGCTTCGTGGAGGGGGTCAGTGTGCCGACCGGCCTCGACTCCGCGGTCATCGGCCACGACCGGCTCATCGTGGTGACCGCGCCGGGCCACCCGTGGGCCCGGCGCCGACGCCCGCTGGAGGCGGCGGAGCTGGCGGCCACCCCGCTGATCCTGCGGGAGAAGGGCTCGGGCACCCGGCAGGTCCTGGACGCGGCACTGGGCGGCCTGGCCCGCCCCCTGATCGAGCTGTCCTCGACCACGGCGGTGAAGGCCGCCGCGGTGGGCGGCGCCGGCCCGTCCGTCCTCAGCGAACTCGCCGTCGGCGAGGAACTGACCACCCGGCGCCTGGTGAGCGTCCCCGTGGCGGACGTCGTCCTGGCCCGCGACCTGCGAGCGGTCTGGCCCACCGGCCACCGCCCCACCGGCCCGGCCCGCCAACTGCTCTCCCTGACCAGGGCGTAG
- a CDS encoding gamma-glutamyl-gamma-aminobutyrate hydrolase family protein, whose protein sequence is MAERPLIGVSTYLEPGARWGVWELEAALLPAGYPRLVQRAGGLAVMLPPDAPEHAAATVARLDGVVIAGGPDVEPARYGAEPDPRTGPPARARDTWELALIEAALAARVPLLGVCRGMQLLNVTLGGTLVQHIEGHAEVVGVFGGHPVRPVPGTLYAGAVPEEAFVPTYHHQAVDRLGTGLVASAHAADGTVEALELPSGPGWVLGVQWHPEMGEDVRVMRALVAAARSGRPVPEDRPGPGR, encoded by the coding sequence ATGGCCGAGCGGCCGCTGATCGGTGTCAGTACGTATCTGGAGCCCGGCGCGCGCTGGGGCGTGTGGGAGCTGGAGGCGGCGCTGTTGCCGGCCGGGTATCCGCGGCTGGTGCAGCGGGCTGGCGGCCTGGCCGTGATGCTCCCGCCGGACGCGCCGGAGCACGCCGCCGCGACCGTCGCCCGCCTCGACGGGGTGGTGATCGCGGGCGGCCCGGACGTGGAGCCGGCGCGTTACGGCGCCGAGCCCGACCCGCGCACCGGTCCGCCGGCCCGGGCCAGGGACACCTGGGAGTTGGCGCTCATCGAGGCGGCCCTGGCCGCACGCGTCCCGCTGCTGGGCGTCTGCCGGGGCATGCAGCTGCTCAACGTCACCCTGGGCGGCACCCTCGTCCAGCACATCGAGGGGCACGCCGAGGTGGTGGGCGTCTTCGGCGGCCACCCGGTCCGCCCGGTGCCGGGCACGCTGTACGCCGGTGCCGTGCCGGAGGAGGCGTTCGTGCCGACGTACCACCACCAGGCGGTGGACCGGCTCGGCACCGGCCTGGTCGCCTCGGCGCACGCGGCGGACGGCACCGTGGAGGCCCTGGAACTGCCCTCCGGCCCCGGCTGGGTCCTGGGCGTGCAGTGGCACCCGGAGATGGGCGAGGACGTACGGGTGATGCGGGCCCTGGTGGCCGCGGCCCGTTCGGGCCGACCGGTGCCCGAGGACCGGCCCGGCCCTGGCCGGTGA
- a CDS encoding FadR/GntR family transcriptional regulator codes for MTDRLAPVLRPVRAGNGFEEALEQILQVVRLGLVAAGERLPAERELAERLGISRVTLREVLRVLQEQGLVEARRGRYGGTFVLPRADAGGEDELRRRVAGVDIEDVLRFREVLEVGAAGLCAAHGLSDPGAARLREALAGTRDAPLAQYRRLDTMLHLTLAELSGSPALAAQYAAVRATVNDLLDCIPLLVRNLEHSQRQHAALVEAVLDGDADGAREIAREHCAGTAALLRGFLT; via the coding sequence GTGACGGACCGGCTGGCGCCGGTGCTGCGACCGGTGCGCGCCGGGAACGGCTTCGAGGAGGCGCTGGAGCAGATCCTCCAGGTCGTCCGGCTGGGCCTGGTGGCGGCGGGCGAGCGGCTGCCGGCCGAGCGGGAGCTGGCGGAGCGGCTGGGGATCAGCCGGGTGACGCTGCGCGAGGTGCTGCGGGTGCTCCAGGAGCAGGGGCTGGTGGAGGCGCGGCGGGGGCGCTACGGCGGAACGTTCGTGCTGCCCCGCGCGGACGCGGGCGGCGAGGACGAGCTGCGGCGCCGGGTGGCGGGGGTGGACATCGAGGACGTGCTGCGCTTCCGGGAGGTGCTGGAGGTGGGCGCGGCCGGGCTGTGCGCGGCGCACGGGCTGTCGGACCCGGGGGCGGCGCGGCTGCGCGAGGCGCTGGCCGGCACGCGGGACGCGCCGCTCGCGCAGTACCGGCGGCTGGACACGATGCTGCACCTCACCCTGGCGGAGCTGTCCGGCTCACCGGCGCTGGCGGCGCAGTACGCGGCGGTCCGCGCCACCGTGAACGACCTGCTGGACTGCATCCCGCTGCTGGTGCGCAACCTGGAGCACTCCCAGCGCCAGCACGCCGCGCTGGTGGAGGCGGTGCTCGACGGGGACGCGGACGGGGCCCGGGAGATCGCGCGGGAGCACTGCGCGGGGACGGCGGCGCTGCTGCGTGGGTTTCTGACGTGA
- the glnA4 gene encoding gamma-glutamylethanolamide synthetase GlnA4, whose protein sequence is MADRTPPLGVEELHALVAAGDVDTVVLAFPDMQGRLQGKRFAARFFLDEVLEHGTEGCNYLLAVDADMNTVDGYAMSSWDRGYGDFAMRADPATLRRLPWNEGTAMAVADLAWEDGSPVLAAPRQILRRQLERLAGHGYTAQVGTELEFIVFRDTYEHAWDANYRGLTPANQYNVDYSVLGTGRVEPLLRRIRNEMAGAGLTVESAKGECNPGQHEIAFRYDEALVTCDQHAVYKTGAKEIAAQEGMSLTFMAKYNEREGNSCHIHLSLADADGRNAMADGTGMSEVMRHFLAGQLVALREFSLLYAPHINSYKRFQPGSFAPTAVAWGHDNRTCALRVVGHGRSLRFENRLPGGDVNPYLAVAGLVAAGLHGVEQRLELPDPCPGNAYAADFEHVPTTLREAAELWENSTLAKAAFGDEVVAHYRNMARVELDAYDAAVTDWELRRSFERM, encoded by the coding sequence GTGGCAGACCGCACACCCCCGCTCGGGGTCGAGGAACTGCACGCCCTCGTCGCCGCCGGTGACGTCGACACCGTCGTCCTCGCCTTCCCCGACATGCAGGGCCGCCTCCAGGGCAAGCGGTTCGCCGCGCGGTTCTTCCTCGACGAGGTCCTGGAACACGGCACCGAGGGCTGCAACTACCTCCTCGCCGTGGACGCCGACATGAACACCGTCGACGGCTACGCCATGTCCTCCTGGGACCGCGGCTACGGCGACTTCGCCATGCGCGCCGACCCCGCCACCCTGCGCCGGCTGCCCTGGAACGAGGGCACCGCGATGGCCGTCGCCGATCTCGCCTGGGAGGACGGCTCCCCGGTGCTCGCCGCGCCCCGCCAGATCCTGCGCCGCCAGCTGGAGCGGCTCGCCGGACACGGGTACACCGCACAGGTCGGCACCGAGCTGGAGTTCATCGTCTTCCGGGACACCTACGAACACGCCTGGGACGCGAACTACCGCGGCCTGACCCCGGCCAACCAGTACAACGTCGACTACTCCGTCCTCGGCACCGGCCGCGTCGAACCCCTGCTGCGCCGCATCCGCAACGAGATGGCCGGTGCGGGGCTCACCGTCGAGTCCGCCAAGGGCGAGTGCAACCCGGGCCAGCACGAGATCGCCTTCCGCTACGACGAGGCCCTGGTCACCTGTGACCAGCACGCGGTCTACAAGACCGGCGCCAAGGAGATCGCCGCCCAGGAGGGCATGTCCCTCACCTTCATGGCCAAGTACAACGAGCGGGAGGGCAACTCCTGCCACATCCACCTCTCGCTCGCCGACGCCGACGGCCGCAACGCGATGGCCGACGGGACCGGCATGTCCGAGGTCATGCGGCACTTCCTCGCCGGACAGCTGGTGGCGCTGCGCGAGTTCTCCCTCCTCTACGCCCCGCACATCAACTCCTACAAGCGCTTCCAGCCCGGCTCCTTCGCCCCCACCGCCGTCGCCTGGGGCCACGACAACCGCACCTGCGCCCTGCGCGTCGTCGGCCACGGCCGCTCGCTCCGCTTCGAGAACCGCCTCCCCGGCGGCGACGTCAACCCCTACCTCGCGGTGGCCGGCCTGGTCGCGGCCGGACTGCACGGCGTCGAGCAGCGCCTGGAGCTGCCCGACCCCTGCCCCGGCAACGCCTACGCCGCCGACTTCGAGCACGTCCCCACCACCCTGCGCGAGGCCGCCGAGCTGTGGGAGAACAGCACCCTCGCCAAGGCCGCCTTCGGGGACGAGGTCGTCGCCCACTACCGCAACATGGCGCGCGTCGAACTGGACGCCTACGACGCCGCCGTCACCGACTGGGAACTGCGCCGCTCCTTCGAACGCATGTGA
- a CDS encoding aldehyde dehydrogenase family protein, protein MSEPSEKLPDELRVLNPATEEVVATVPAASAADVDAAVARAARAQTAWAALAPGDRARLLRRFAVTVDEHLEELARLEVRQAGHLLGNARWEAGNVRDLLDYAAGGVERLTGRQIPVAGGLDVTLLEPLGVVGVIAPWNFPMPIAAWATAPALAAGNAVLLKPAETTPLTALRLAELALDAGLPEGLFQVLPGHGPVAGDALVEHPGVAKIVFTGSTAVGRQVAAKGAALLKPVTLELGGKSPNIVFADADVEAAAAATPMSFLDNSGQDCCARTRILVQRSVHDRFLELLAPAIEAVRVGDPADESTGMGPLISRAQLERVRSHVPADAAGIRGKAPEGGPGFWFPPTVLTGVDAHARVAVEEVFGPVAVVLPFDDEADAVRLANATAYGLSGSLWTRDVGRALRVSGAVRAGNLSVNSHASVRYWTPFGGFKQSGIGRELGPDALTAFTETKNVFISSTPSSTEGPAQ, encoded by the coding sequence CTGTCCGAGCCGTCCGAGAAGCTCCCCGACGAGCTACGTGTCCTGAACCCCGCCACCGAAGAGGTCGTCGCCACCGTCCCCGCCGCCTCCGCGGCCGACGTGGACGCCGCCGTCGCCCGCGCCGCACGGGCGCAGACCGCCTGGGCCGCCCTCGCCCCCGGCGACCGGGCCCGGCTGCTGCGCCGCTTCGCCGTCACCGTCGACGAGCACCTGGAGGAGCTGGCCCGCCTGGAGGTCCGCCAGGCCGGGCACCTCCTCGGCAACGCCCGCTGGGAGGCCGGCAACGTCCGCGACCTGCTCGACTACGCCGCCGGGGGAGTGGAGCGGCTCACCGGCCGCCAGATCCCGGTGGCCGGCGGCCTGGACGTCACGCTTCTGGAACCCCTCGGCGTCGTGGGCGTCATCGCCCCCTGGAACTTCCCGATGCCGATCGCGGCCTGGGCCACCGCGCCGGCGCTGGCGGCGGGCAACGCGGTCCTCCTCAAGCCCGCCGAGACGACCCCGCTCACCGCGCTGCGCCTGGCCGAACTCGCCCTGGACGCCGGCCTTCCCGAGGGCCTGTTCCAGGTGCTGCCCGGACACGGGCCGGTCGCGGGCGACGCGCTCGTCGAGCACCCCGGTGTCGCCAAGATCGTCTTCACCGGGTCCACGGCCGTGGGCCGGCAGGTGGCCGCCAAGGGCGCCGCCCTCCTCAAACCGGTCACCCTCGAACTCGGCGGCAAGAGCCCCAACATCGTCTTCGCCGACGCGGACGTCGAGGCCGCCGCGGCCGCGACGCCCATGTCCTTCCTCGACAACAGCGGCCAGGACTGCTGCGCCCGCACCCGCATCCTCGTCCAGCGGTCCGTGCACGACCGCTTCCTCGAACTCCTCGCCCCCGCGATCGAGGCCGTCCGGGTCGGCGACCCGGCCGACGAGAGCACCGGGATGGGCCCGCTGATCTCCCGCGCCCAACTGGAGCGCGTCCGCTCCCACGTCCCCGCCGACGCCGCCGGCATCCGCGGCAAGGCGCCCGAGGGCGGCCCCGGCTTCTGGTTCCCGCCGACCGTCCTCACCGGCGTCGACGCGCACGCGCGCGTGGCCGTCGAGGAGGTCTTCGGGCCCGTCGCCGTCGTCCTGCCCTTCGACGACGAGGCCGACGCGGTCCGCCTGGCCAACGCCACCGCCTACGGCCTGTCCGGTTCGCTGTGGACCCGGGACGTCGGCCGCGCCCTGCGCGTGTCGGGCGCGGTGCGCGCCGGGAACCTGTCCGTCAACTCCCACGCCAGCGTCCGCTACTGGACGCCGTTCGGCGGCTTCAAGCAGTCCGGCATCGGCCGCGAGCTGGGCCCGGACGCGCTGACCGCGTTCACCGAGACCAAGAACGTCTTCATCAGCAGCACCCCATCGAGCACGGAGGGCCCCGCACAGTGA
- a CDS encoding 3-oxoacyl-ACP reductase produces the protein MSEDIVCRRLVGRTAVVTGAGSGIGLAATRRLASEGAHVVCGDVDETRGKAAAEDTGGIFVKADVTDPEQVEALFAAAYDTYGSVDVAFNNAGISPPDDDSILETGLEAWKRVQEVNLTSVYLCCKAAIPYMRRQGRGSIINTASFVARMGAATSQISYTASKGGVLAMSRELGVQFAREGIRVNALCPGPVNTPLLRELFAKDPERAARRLVHIPVGRFAEAEEIAAAVAFLASDDSSFVNATDFLVDGGISGAYVTPL, from the coding sequence GTGAGCGAAGACATCGTCTGCCGCAGGCTCGTCGGCCGTACCGCGGTCGTCACCGGGGCGGGCAGCGGCATCGGACTCGCCGCCACCCGCAGGCTCGCCTCCGAGGGCGCCCACGTCGTCTGCGGCGACGTGGACGAGACCCGGGGCAAGGCCGCGGCCGAGGACACCGGCGGCATCTTCGTCAAGGCCGACGTCACCGACCCCGAGCAGGTCGAGGCGCTGTTCGCGGCGGCGTACGACACCTACGGCAGCGTCGACGTCGCGTTCAACAACGCCGGCATCTCGCCGCCCGACGACGACTCGATCCTGGAGACGGGGCTGGAGGCGTGGAAGCGCGTCCAGGAGGTCAACCTCACCTCCGTCTACCTGTGCTGCAAGGCCGCCATCCCCTACATGCGGCGCCAGGGGCGGGGGTCGATCATCAACACCGCCTCCTTCGTGGCCCGGATGGGCGCGGCCACCTCGCAGATCTCGTACACCGCGTCCAAGGGCGGCGTCCTCGCCATGTCCCGGGAACTGGGCGTGCAGTTCGCCCGGGAGGGCATCCGGGTCAACGCGCTGTGCCCGGGTCCGGTCAACACCCCGCTCCTCCGGGAGTTGTTCGCCAAGGACCCGGAGCGGGCCGCGCGCCGCCTGGTGCACATCCCGGTGGGCCGGTTCGCCGAGGCCGAGGAGATCGCCGCCGCCGTCGCCTTCCTGGCCAGCGACGACTCCTCCTTCGTCAACGCCACCGACTTCCTGGTGGACGGCGGCATCTCCGGGGCGTACGTCACACCGCTGTAG
- a CDS encoding DUF2510 domain-containing protein yields MTPPPGWYRDPSAPHQERWWDGTAWTEHRRPPEPVGYGPAVGQAPVPVPVPGPERGPGTGGRGKAVAVTAAAAVLVAAIVTGVFVLGEDDEGSARTRTPPVTATATDPAPVDDPPSSSPTASEPSADDPALVEDQLNGITLPLPDGWVRPEHVAEDDVMMTTDGTYDCPADGSVCRHGLVVSRTVTANAESSPKVLAQQDIEDAADDAYDRDLIGNKPFGGIESHEEVASGPVAVAGRAGYYVRWRVTTAEGPGGYVQSMVFPSTVGTESPILVRYVFDAGEDGPPLADMDTITKGIRPIGDADTGGGVGSGIGPTD; encoded by the coding sequence ATGACGCCGCCGCCCGGCTGGTACCGCGACCCGTCGGCCCCGCACCAGGAACGCTGGTGGGACGGCACGGCCTGGACGGAGCACCGCCGCCCTCCCGAGCCCGTCGGGTACGGGCCGGCGGTGGGCCAGGCTCCCGTACCCGTGCCGGTGCCGGGTCCGGAGCGCGGGCCGGGCACCGGCGGACGCGGCAAGGCCGTCGCCGTCACCGCCGCCGCGGCCGTGCTGGTCGCGGCGATCGTCACCGGCGTGTTCGTGCTGGGCGAGGACGACGAAGGCAGCGCGCGGACGCGGACCCCGCCGGTCACGGCGACCGCCACCGACCCCGCGCCGGTCGACGACCCGCCGTCCTCCTCACCCACCGCCTCCGAACCCTCCGCCGACGACCCGGCCCTGGTCGAGGACCAGCTCAACGGCATCACCCTGCCGCTGCCGGACGGCTGGGTCCGGCCCGAGCACGTCGCCGAGGACGACGTCATGATGACCACCGACGGCACCTACGACTGCCCCGCCGACGGCAGCGTGTGCCGGCACGGCCTCGTCGTCTCGCGCACCGTCACGGCGAACGCCGAGTCCTCCCCGAAGGTCCTGGCCCAGCAGGACATCGAGGACGCGGCCGACGACGCCTACGACCGCGACCTGATCGGCAACAAGCCCTTCGGCGGCATCGAGTCCCACGAGGAGGTGGCGTCCGGCCCCGTCGCGGTCGCCGGACGCGCCGGGTACTACGTGCGCTGGCGGGTGACGACGGCCGAGGGACCCGGCGGCTACGTGCAGTCCATGGTGTTCCCGTCCACCGTCGGCACCGAGTCCCCGATCCTCGTCCGCTACGTCTTCGACGCAGGCGAGGACGGGCCGCCGCTGGCCGACATGGACACCATCACCAAGGGCATCCGGCCGATCGGCGACGCGGACACCGGCGGCGGCGTGGGCAGCGGCATCGGCCCGACGGACTGA